The sequence TAACGGCAGCATCCTGCTCCCTTTTTGTTTTCTGCGGTAACTCCGCAAAAAAGAGGTCAAAGTGGTTGACCCACAGTTGCACAGATGGCGCAACAGCCTCAAAGGCAAACATAAACATTCTAATTAGCACTGAAAAGAGACCTCGAGAGGCATCAGAAGCAAGTTATCTAGATACACAAAGGTGGGATGTTGTTGCAACAAGTCATCAAGTGGGTATTGCAGCTGGCAAATCCGTCTTCTTTATAATTACTGTCATCGCACCGCCAAGAGGTGGTGCTTAAAAGCCAGAAACTCGTCTTGGTCTTCGGATTCGTTCTACaaaaaacgagctgcaagtgCAAGTCTCTCGATATTTTCTCTGGAGAAACGTCTGCTTATCGAATGATTTCTAATTAACAGGAAATGATAGAGGCAGATCTAGGTAGTTTAAATTAAGTCGACTGGGTTTTCAGATGGTACAGGGAGCTTAGGCAGGAGGGTCCGAttaatgataatatttaaCAGAACAGAACCTCTACTTAAGTTTAAAGCGATTTCTTCATAAAACGTATCATAAACTTTATTTCCGTTCTCAGCACTATTATATTCAGATAAGTAAACTGTAAGCCGCAAACCAGTGGAGTTTATTAAAAtgctaatattattttctacaaatattaacaaatataCCTTACGCTATTATTAAATCCAATCCAATAAATCTTTTACTTATCAATTTTGTTTTCCCTACAGTAATTTTATTTACCTTTTTATCGAATTGTAAACCAATCGGTTTAATTGATATTCTccacaaatattaaaaaaaaattaagtattTGTAACCACATAACTCCGCTTCACGTGATTTAGACACCTGTTCCGCTCTTAGCCGTTAATGAcaattttttacaaatttacTTTAAAATGTCTGAGGCGCGtgatacataaataaaatttgtttgcAATCCAAGAAGAAACATTCAGGGAAAAACCAGTTACTTAGTGCCGCGCAGAGACCGCtgtaaaatgtaatatataaGCCGGAGATTAATTGCCATGTTTGGGGGGTGGTGAGTACAGCAGGTGGGatgggtaaaaaaaaaataaagaaaaaatgtttGACAGATGCAGCCACGAAGTCAGCACAAGTGGCTTGGAATTAATTATCTAACTATTCGGATTCGGAATGTTGCACAGATGTGCGCACGATAGTGTGCTTAGAAAAACATCTTTCAAAGATTTCGACTGCTTTTTGCTGCGgttattttgtaatatttatttggcTATTGAGCACGTTTTGAAGGTTGCTTTTTGCACGCCGAACAGGtgaattatataaataaataaccatTTGAAGAGCCTAAAAATCATCGTTAGTCATTTAGCCGCCAAAAGAAACACAAAATAAATGCCTTTCTCCCACAATTTATATCTGCAAGTGCCTTCATTGAAATGTTCAATAAAGCAGGTATTGCgtaagaaaagaaaacaagCCACAAAATACAAAAGCCAGGtcgaaaaaaaatcaaaagcCAAACAAAAATGAGACAAAATGAGAGCTACTTGGGAGCAAGTGCTCGAAAAAAAGAAGAAGGTGAAGACAATTGGTTCGGAAATATTTCACCGGCTGCCAATGCCCTTATCCACGGCAATTAGCTTGGAAGAAGAAAAAAACATGCCATATACTAAACGTACAGGTAGTGCTTCAAATAGGAAGAGCAAATGAGGCAACGGAAAttcaaattacaaaatttaCAAGCCGTTAAATAGGGAAAAAAACATGCAATTGCGCGTGGCCAAAACAAAGGCCCAAGCCAAAAGCTTTATCAGGCGGAAGAGTTTCGAATATTGACCAGAGACCGAGAGACCCACCAATATCCATATGGGTAATGCATGACCATGGACGGGCCTCAAAGCCTCGAACTCGGGCAACTTTCTCCATTAACTGCGAGTATTTATTAGTTTGGTATGCACAAGACAAACTCTGGGCTTCAGTTGAGCTAGAAACGCTGGAGTACTGGAATGCCTCTGACTAATGGCCATATATGTGTGTTCCAGACTGTTGCCGAGTGGTTTCTTGGATAGGTCAGGTTTCTGGGCTAGGTCAGTTACGGTTTGGTAACTTTTTTTGAGGTCACTGTAGCTCCTATTAATTGATGGTTAGGGAATATTATATACCGACTTAaattcttattaaaaaaatattgcattGACTTAcagattaaaaaaataatgccagattaaaaaaaattaagccAAATTTAGAATTATAATGATaagatataaataaaaatagaagATCATTAAAACTcttttggtttttaattttccgtAAACTTTTATTGCAATTACCCACATTTCTTACAGGCAATTTTCCCATCAACTGCGCTCTTTCAATCAACAACAACTAATTTTAACTAATTTGCAATTTGTTTTGGTCagttaaaaataattaactttTTCTGTAGTGGCTAGGCAAAGCCCAGCACGCGTTTCAGCCATTTCCAATAAAATGGAACCTCAGCTTAGATCGGCTAATTTAAATCCGGATCTAATTGCAAGCAGACAATTTATATAAGATGCAATTTTGATTAGTTGCAAAGTGGGTAATAACCACAGCCAGTCGCACATCGATAAACCCATAAAATTAACATACAATTTTCATGGTTTTTATGTTCAGATATAAAACAATGAGCCCATTTGCATAGGTTGAAGTAGAATGGTAGTCCGTAGAAGAGAACACACTGTTGCTGGGCGAAATAAAAGTCAGTTGTTCTCACGTTACGAAATGGAAACCAGGTTGAAGGCCTCTCGCCGAAATGGAAAACTACTTAATTAGACGAAATGGAATCAAATTGTGCAAAATGACAATTGTAAGCGACAAATTCCATATACAAAATACAGTCAAAATTGATCAAAATCGATGCAAAGCATTTCCAATCAGTGATTTTGCATAAAACCCAGCGACTCATCCAAGCGGAAATGCATTGGGTGGGGCAAATCAGATCCATGCCTAGTCAGACTTGTTTTTCGAATCAGTTTTAGGCCGAACTTGGGGGGTTAGGCCACTCCGCTCTGGATTTGTCAGAATTCTATCAGGTTTGCTGGTTTAATAGGTGTCTAAGTACTCCCAAATTAAGTCAAGCCGAAATCGGACTTAAGTTCCTATTGACAAAGTTCTGACTTACGAATTCTTCATTTATAATTTAGAATAAAAACAAACTATTTTAAATAGGTTCTAACTGATAAAAAAGTGtataaaatttgattttttagacagctataaaaaagtttttatcaCATTTTTAACACCTAAACTGTTTAGTTACTTTTTagcgaaaattaaaattaataagcTAAATGAATAGATTTCGTtgatataataatttttaaaaaacagaAATGACTTCGAACAAAGATTTcggaaaacattttaaaatatttaaattactCTAATggattttaaaatcaatttaatataataaacttattttttttagctaTCCAAATATGTCTGTGCTGCGAGCACTCCTTCTGCTGGCCCTGAGTGCCACCGTGGCGCTGGCCCAGCGTCGTCTGGCCCTTCCCGATCCAAGGAGCTGTGCCAACCGGGTGCGCCATGCCAGCTATCGAGATGCCCGGGGCGTGTCCCACTCGTACTTCTTCAGCTGGGAGCATGCTCCCACTCGCAGTCTGGAGGTGGATTGGCTGGATGCAAGGAACATCTGCCGTCGGCACTGCATGGACGCCGTTTCCCTGGAGACGCCGCAGGAGAATGACTTTGTAAAGCAGCGGATCTCCCGGGGCAATGTGCGATACATCTGGACCTCGGGCAGGAAATGCAACTTCGCCGGCTGCGACAGGCCCGATCTGCAGCCCCCCAACGAGAACGGATGGTTCTGGTCGGGATCGGGGGCCAAGATTGGACCCACCTCGCAGAGGAACACCGGCGACTGGTCGGCAACGGGTGGATACCAGCAGCCGCAGCCCGACAATCGGGAGGCCGCCCAGGGCAACGACGAGAGCTGCCTGTCCATACTGAACAACTTCTACAACGATGGCATCAAGTGGCACGACGTGGCCTGCCACCACATCAAGCCATTCGTGTGCGAGGACTCTGACGAGCTGCTGAACTTCGTCCGCTCCCGGAATCCCAATGTCCGCTTGTAATTCTAACTAGCCTTAGCCTGAGGGAGATGATTaaaatttacatatttatGTAGCCTTAAACGGAACATTGATTGGTTGATCGATTGATTGTTTGACTCATTGACTGTTCAATCCAACATTGATGGCTTCCAAAAAAACGCCTAACATTCGTTTGTTCGGTTTAGTTCGCAGCAAAAGTTCTATAAGCAAAATTTGTAATAACATTTCTGTGTCGATCCGCGCATGATAAACAAAattgttaaataattttaaaaattgttaataaatacaaattgaaCCCAACAGTGAAAGACTTTTGGCTTAAACATTTAAtgcatatatttttatttagttcTTTATACGATTTCACTAGAAAATGCatgtatgtaaatatatatccATAGATCTGTTTAATAGGTATTTCCTTTATCTGAATACTTTGGTAAGTTCTGTTGCTTGCGGGAACTTATTCGTCTAGTTGTTAACACTAAGTCTAATTTCATTTACGTTTAggaataattaaattattaaacgaTTCTTTAGCCATTTCGAGTTTAGAAGAAGACACAAAGTTAGCAGATTTTATCTAATAAAGTAACTGGTACAGGTTGCATAGAGTTGTGCATCATTAGCCGATATCCTAccaaattcaaaatttaatctggcaaaataaaattaaaataataataggcaagcttaaaagtaaatttaaaaatagtttctGGTTCCATTTTTTGTCAGGCAtgctttgaaaaaatatacaatcatattatattatttataatgtgaaataataataaatcaaATTGTTTAACATAAAAATCTAACAACAAACAATAGGGAATTTAAAACTTATTCGTAAAGCTTAGTCATAGAAATTAACAAGTGATTTCGGTTAACTGGAACTTATGGAACTGGTCGTTTAGCACAGAATATATAGTTCGGTTATCGGTTATGAATGGTGTGTGGAGTTCTGTGTGTTTATGTGGGAACTGTGGTGGTGGGTGTTGTTGCTGGTATTTTGCTCAACAAAATACGGTCCTAAAAAGGGAGAATTACAAACTCGTTAATACATAATGGAAAAGCATTGGGAAGGGTCACAGAACGTATGGTTAGATAAGCCAAATTTTGTCATGAAGCGCTTACGGTTAGTTTTTGGGTCGGATTAATAGCCATCAAATCTGGGTTTATTTTAAGGGGTTAGTCACATGCGCATTCCCTTAGCCGAGATTCAAACCGTTAAGCCCCAAATCGAGCTTTACCTGCCGCaagataatttttaaattcaacgACAACATCAAACAAAGGAACACCTGTGAGTCTATGTTACGTCTACGTTGTGGTTACGCTAACACATTACGATCTCTACACAGAATCGTGTTATTTGAACTCTTCAATACTTGGTTTGTTAAGTTAGCTGTGCGTGTGGGTGACTGAGTTTCAGAATTTTGGTATCTTTTTTGTTATGATTTTGTTGAACTTAAGCAgtacttgagttattggaggCGCCACTGATCGCATTGAACAAAGCCATGCTGTTGCGTTGGTTTATGCTGTCGGCATCGTCGCCGAGCGGCTGGAAGGACTCGTCGTCGAGCAACTCACTGAGCGCCTGGCACAGCTTCTCGtagttctccttcagcacaTGGTGGTACTCCTTCTGGTCCGCGCTGATAATCCGCTCGTTGAGGAACAGGGCCTTTTGGCAGACCACAATGAAGTCGCTAAAAGGAAAAGGTGCCATTTAATAGATAACTTTTTAATACTGTAGAAAAAAGATTTGAACTGAGTTCCTTGGACTTATTATCAAGAAATAAGATAATAAAGGGCACGCTGGGCCAAGCTTGTGGTTGGTTACTAAGAAAACATACCGAAAGACATCCTTAAGATCTGCGACGCGATCCAATGAGAAGTTATTCACCACCTTTGCATCGAGGAAGGCATGGGCGTAGGCCAAAGGACCCGCATTTACCGTCACCGCCACACTTCCCTGCAGGCGCAGCTGCAACTTCTTCACATCGGCTGGTGGCAGAATGATCTCCTCCAGCTCTGAAACCTTGGATTGCATCTCATCGATGGCCACCTCGATGGGACTTAGTTCGATGATTTCGCGGGATTTTACGGGTATACGTTTGAGCACGTAGGGGAAGGAATATTGAGCTGCGAAGATTGAATAGTTAATAATGGATGACAATCTTACAGAAGATTATTCTTACTTTTTATAACCGTCTTGCGTTTCCATTGTTCTTCTACGCTGCCACGGGCTGCTCCCGATTTGGTGAACGGCGTTTCGTACATAAACGTGTCCACGTCATGATTTTGCTCGAATTCATTGAGCCTTTGGTCAAGCTCATCCTTGGAGAAGAACGGAATCACATGGGTGACTTGTATATAGGCAAGTTTGGCATCCAATTCGTCTACTTTAACCTAAAATATTAAGATGGATTTATGAAATTATATAATCAGTTTCATTAAGATGTACAAGTTCTATAATTTTTTCGTTAAAAATAGTAAATGCAAGGAATTGGTGGAACCTCTAAGGTGTCATATGGTgatgtttttaaaaacaatagaATATTACTGCTAAGAAATCGTGatatatacatttaattttaatcgAAATATATGAAAAACCACCTCATAACACTGAATGCTTAATCCCGATGAGAGGGTTTGCTATGCACGTTACTTTGAATCGAGTCGTCACACAAataaatatcagaatatcacTCTCCACCCTCAACTGATGTAGTTCAAACAACTCAACAACTTTACTAGGCACTAGTAAattgtttgttatttttatacatCAACCACTCTTCGCACACTAGAGCCGCAATAGAATCCAAATTTTGTATTTCGCGTTCAGAATTTTGGCACAAACCACCAGTTCACCAGATCGCCGGAAACCCAGGCAGTGATAACCAGGTACCCATCTGTTTCCGTTATGGAGCAGATCTTCGCATTCCCGTCCCATGGGATGGGTCTGGGTTTGGTCCAGATGCCGCTTCAGAACACGGTTCCGACTGCTGCGGAATACTCCCTCAACCCGAACGCGGTGGAGTTCGTGCCCTCGTATCGCCAGAGATCGGAGTTACCAAGTACCGAGACCAAAACGGAGGCGACCTCCACAACCACATTGCTTCATCCCGAAATCGTTGGGGATGCCGTGAATCGTGTGGATAATGGATTCCAAGTAAAGCGCCAGCTCTTTGATTTACTCAGCCAACTGGGAGATGAACAAATGCCCCTGGACGAGATCTCAGTGGGTTTGTTACCACGTGGCCAGGGTCTCACCATGACTTTCACCACAAAACAGGCGGACCAGCAGCTACAGCCTCCGGATCCAATGAGTTCGATCATCCATGAGCGCCAGAGCCTTCAGCTGGCTGTGGGCGATCAGCAAAAGCTGGCCAGCCGACCGGAAAGCGTCCTGGTGGCCCAGTTTCTAATCCGAGTTAACGATATTCTCAGCGAGAAGTATGAATACAGCGGAGATGTATCCGTCTGTCCCAAGTGCACTCTATGCTCCAATCGTAGCTACACTGAGCTGGAAATCGAGCACCAGATCGAAGGCATTAAGGCCTTCGAGAAGTTCTTCACCTTCACAGAATCAACGCGCTACCAGGACTTGGTTTCCCACAAGGCCTTCAAAGAACTTTGCCACAAGCTTGGCTTGATCGTTAGCCGTGATCAGATACACATTAATCGAGCTGATAGTAGGGTGAGTACAGTGGTCCCTCCACCCACGGCACAGTCTTCCAGTGTCACCGTTTGCATGTCCAATAACGAGATGGAACCAGGTGTGGAGGCAGATGCTTATGCCGGAGATGACGAGTCCCAGATGCACGGCAGTGATCTGACACCTAGAGGATGTCCAGGTCCGTCTATTCCAACGGAATATGTGAGAGGGAAGCTTTACAGGTGGGTGTTGATTTGGGCCAACAATTTAAAAGAATTTTGTTGACCGTTGCATAATTTCAGATATGAAGATTCCGAGGGATCGCAGCTGGTCAACCAGCTAAATGAGGCTCACCAAAGTACCGAGCCCATGATGATCGATGACTTCCATTTGGATGTGTCACCAACAACGCCGGCCCAATCTATAATGTCCACCAGTGTGCCTTCCACCTTTCCTCGGGTGTACAAATCGGCAAAGGCCAAATGCTCGGCTCGAGGGGCAGGATCTAGTGGCCTCCACTGCGGTTCTCAGTTACCCAGGAGTTCTGTTTTTGGCCGTTCATTGATGCAGTCGGTACAGAACACGCCCTCAACCTTGCAGAAACTTCAGACCACGACGGTTGGTGGCCATATTCAGCCCGGATCTACTGGCCAACGAAAGCTCCAAATGGAACCGTCCCTACACGGTGCAGTCCGCAAGCTAAATCGCTTGAATTCGGCGAAATCAGGATGCGTTCACCAGCAGTCGGGCAATATGTCAGCAGTTCAGACAGGTCGCGTGAGCAGGCCAGGAAAAGCTACTAACTCAGTACAGAAACAGCAGTCAAATCATACGTGAGTCATAACATAAGCACTTTTCCAACTTTCAAATCCATtatcactttaaaaaaaactcaGAAAATATTTACATGAATTTAATTATCTATTCTGACTTGTATCTAAAATTGAACCATCATGAACCCCACTGATTATACTTTTTTCTTAGTTGCAAGGCGGGCAAAAGTACCGCGAGCAACAGGATGGGCACCCCCACTCCTAAGCAACCCCATGGCACCGCGCAGCGAATGATCCCAAGAAGCACCAACGCTTCCATGATGCGTCAAACAGAGGTTAAGCGGGTAATAATATATCATTACTATTATAATACTATAATAATCTGCAATCTATTTACAGCGCATGAGCCTGATGCGCGGTGACAGCGATGCGGATCTGCTCTATAATGAATATCTCTTCAAATGATTTGCAGCTGAATTGCATGGATTTGTTGCttctatttaaaatataattatttctCTAAACTCAATAGcccaacaaaaaaaactatttgtaCTTATTTTCCTCGAGGGTTAGAAATTTGATTGAAAGCCAATTCTACTCACCGGTGACGAGTCCATGATCATCTTCACCACATCGGCTCCAAACTTATCCTTGTACTGCTTGCCCAGTCGCTCAGAGATTTCGCTCAGCGAAGTAAGCTTGGGTTCCTTGTACACGTACTCGATGGCATGGTCCTCTTcaaagtacatctaaaaatacaaaaatgaaTTATTTAGATATACAAAGTATTGTGAGATCGCTTACCATTCCATAGAAGACGACTCTGTAAAAGCGACCCAACATTCTTTTCCCAGAACGATTCACCTCCACGATCTTGTTATAGGCTTGAGTGAGATGTTCGTAGCAGTGAGCCAGGTCCAGAAAACTACGATCCCTTTCGTACATGGGCAGGATGAGTTTGTAGAGCTCTCCAAGGCACTCGAATCTTTCAGCGCGATCCAAGAAATCGGCACACTGCTTCAGTTGCTCTAGGAGCATTTGTTCCGTGTACTGGGAATCCTGAGCACCTGCATCCAGTTTAAGACCCTGCTCATCTCGGGGTATATTCGTAGATATCTTTTTGAAAGCGGTGGATGACCAACTGAGAGTGCAACCTCCTTTTAAACGAAGATATTCGCACATTAAAGCAGCTATATGCAGATGACAGCAGGCAGCCTCCGAGAGATTTCCATTCTGCTCGTGATTCCTGGCCATGGTCACCAGCCAAGTGTGCCGAAGCTCTGGGGTGGAGGCATATGAATTGGCCAGAGAGTACTGTAGTTCAAGCAACCTTTCGGGGTCCATATGATGAGCCTGCATTTGGGCTGTGGCCATAAGTACAGTGCGCACTCGACGAGTTAGATCCTTGACCTCCATGGGAAAACCTGTGCCCTTCATCGCCTTATCGCTATTCGCATAACTATTGATTATGGACAGGCTTTCCTGAAACCTGGCATTGTTCAGTCCAATTACGTTGCCAATCATCTGCGATACTGAGATTATAACTTGCAGGTGAACTCGGGTTAGCGCTTTTCTACCACTGAACTCAAAGTTACTGCGCATAAGGAGATACAAAACAGCGCACGACTCATGGCGAATCTCGACCAGGCGACTATCGCAGGCTTTAAGGAGCTCATAGACCATCTGACCACACAACATAGCATTGCCTTTGAACAAGGCCACTGCGTAGTTGTTAATAAAAGCTCTTAAAGCAGCGAAGACGTGTTTGGAGAGTCTTTCTGATTGGCCCAACTGCAGGAATCTCAGGTAAACCCTGGCCACCTTGGGCAAGATGAGGCTTTCTGCCAGGAGTTGTCTGAACTGCAGGACATACATCCCTAAGCAATCCAATATTATCATGCCCACTTCAGTGGCCAAATTGGATTCATAAAGAGCCAACTGACTCCTGGCCAGAGTGTCCATATCCTCTAGTAGATGTTCCCTGGTTTGATTCAGAGTTCCACTGTTTGGCTGCTGTTCCTGGTTGACGTTTTCCAACCCTGTGGGTGGTTGTGTCCTCGCTGGAAGAGTATTGGCCTTAGCCGAACGTCCTTGGCGGGTGTCTGGATTTATCACCACACTTTTCTTGCCCACATAGCGAAATTGCAAGAGGCAAAGATCCAGAATGGATAGAAACTGCAGGGTCTCGGACTCATTGCAGTTCTGCCACCAGCCCACCATTTGGTCCTGTGAGAGGTGCTTGATGATGAACAAGAAGCCCAGGAGCAGGTCCTTGCTCTCCGCCGAACTGAATTTATCGCAGCGGGAGAGGATCTGTGCGTGGGTAACGCTCACCGAGCGATTGTGTCCATTTCGTAGGGCCACATCTGCATCTCCATTGGTGTAGGCTCCAATTGTGGTCGTGTCCTGAGAGTGCTGAAAATAAGGATGCATGTTAGTGGTGGGCTCACTTGGAATTAAGTGACTAGACCAAAGACTCACCCCCGAATCCGTATTGGAATTTAGTGAGAGATTCGAAATGCCATTGCTAATTGGCTGCCCAGCGATGGCGGCCAGGTAGTTGTGCTCCTTGATGTGAACCGAGGTGCGGTAAGGACTCGGTTGATCGCAGTGCAGGGTCAGTCGGTTCTTCGAACGCGGAGTGGACGTCAGGGAGCCAAAAGTGGAGGAGTCCTTGCTAAACACATAGCTACTGGAACAACTCAAGCGCTTGGTATAGGACGCAGAGTCCGCATAAACATGACCATTGGGCGTACAGGCTCCTGACTCCGAAAGGTCATCAATCCGATGGATGTTGTCCATCACAATGCCCAGCCAGGGAACATAGAGTAGAGCAATCCTCGAGAGCTGACCCCTCTGCTGATATCGGTTGTCCAGCTCGTGTTTGGCCAGCAGATCCTTGAAGATTCCCAGAGCGTGACGCCTCACATGGCCTATTTCATTGAGACTACTCTTCAGTTCCTGAAGAAGCAATCCCGATAAGAAATGCTGCCTGCAGAACTGCTCGGACAAAGTGAAGTGCTGCATCATCTCAGGCGGTCTGTTCTTCGGATTCAAAACAAATGGCAGATTAAGGGGTACATAGTGCTCATGCTGACAGATTTCCTGCAGAAAGTTAAACTTGTATTCGTGAAGTATCCGCGTATTACCAGGCGAAAAGTCTGCCATATAACAGCGAATCAAGCGAAAGACAAATCCTCTGTCCATGTAACTCAGGCATTGGCGCACAAATTTAGCCAAAGAGCGATTCAGCAGATGCGTCTCCTCGCCCAAGTCCTCATATCGAGTGGTTATGTACGGCATTAATACCTTGATCAACTGCTCCACCCGATCGGCGTACTCCTTGGGAAACCGCTCGTTGCGCAGCATTCGAATCCTTCCGGTGGCCAACAAATGTTGAGCCATGCTCTTCACAATCAGATCGAAGAATATCGAGGAGTATCTCATGAACTTGTTAACGATCAGGAAATCGGGATTGCTGGGATTCAGGAGGTAGGGCAAGTGCCTGCACAGTTCTCCATGGACAGTCCTCTGTCTGGCTGTTTGCTGGCTGTAGTAGGGTGCATGGAATACGTATTTCACATAGGCTGCCAAAAGATCGGGTCTCTTGGCCTGATCGCTTATCAAATGGATAATGTTCGTTATCAAGCGGATGACATTCAAGCCTATTTCCTCGGATTGAGTGTGAACCAGCAAGGTGAAGAGCTCATTGAGAACCGTGGGTAAATAGTTAATCAACGATTTCATATCGATGGCATGGGCTGCTTTCAAAATCTTGCACGTTTCCGTTTCCGCCGGCACGGCTCCAGTTTTCCCGCCCTCCAGCAATCTCTCACAGTGTCCAAAAAAGTTGTGCAAGTGCTGATCGGCCGTAAGAACCGTGGAATCCAGACGCAAGCCCACCGTATATAGATTCCTCTGATTATCGATCCACTGGATATCCGGACCGCAGTTCTGCTGAGAAATTGGAAGGGTTTGTAGGCAGCCAAGGGAGGGTTttgggtggtggtggtggtgcagtAAGCATGCAGATCAGTGCGGAGAAAAAAACACAGAGAGAGAGCACAGGTTAGTTGGCAAGTCGGGGAATGAATGGATGTATGGGGCATGAGGTATGTTGGGTAAGAGACAAAACAAACAATTCATGAGTTGATGAACGGCTTTGCGAGGCACACAACGTCTATAACTTACCCCCTTGCCCCATCCCAAGGGCTGAATCGAAAGATAGCCCACTGGCAAGGTGGCAGCCACCGGCAGCTGCTGTTCCTCCAGACAAATTCGGTTCTTCTGGAGCAATGGCAACCAGGCATAACCAATGGGTGTCTCAAAAGCCGCATTTGCTTCCCTCTTCTTGCTCAGATTACAGGACACATGGTAAAAGGAGAAGAGCAGGTGGTGTTCCGGAAACAGACCCAACGGAAGTCGCAGTTTAATCTCCTCGTACCAGGTGGGAGTCACATTGTGATGAAGCACTGGACAGGCTATCTGGGATACCAAAAGATCCTGGCCTGGGCGACCATAAATGCACTGCAATTAAGGGAATGCATTaggaattttaaatatatgtaacataaaattaattttgttcTAACCTTCAAAGGTTTGCTGTATTCCCCATCTCCATCTCGTAGCTCCACCACCACCGTGATGTTCCTGGCTCGGGAGAACAGTTTCTGGCTGTCGAATTGCAAACTCAATGGATACACATAGAGGTGGTTACAGAAGCTCGTATAAGGATGTGCATCCCGTTCGCTTTGGCTCTGGAATTCGGCCAACTCAATAGTGGGCGACTGCTTGGAAGATGGATTATAGGTGGACAGAGGAGCCAGGGATTTACTCAAGCCACAGGGTGTGGTTTGGTCCAGGAACTGCATCTGCATCTTTAGGCTACCAGGAATGATGGTTAGTTTGCTCAGTTTCTCGGGCTTGCGAAAATCGACCAATAGCTTTAGGAGTTCATCGTCCTTAAGCTTTGGTAATTCCTGGCGGTAAATGGGACTGAATTCAAAATCCTTTTTGGGATCCACATCCAATTCGTGGCTGTACTGCTTGAACAGAGGTCTTGCTGCCCAGGCAAAAGGCTGTCTATAATGCCCAATGTGATGAGCGCAGTTCTTTGCCGCTTTGTAGACTTTCTGACCCAATTTCGGATCCTTGCCTGCTTTTAGATAGGGTTCTGCAGCCTGAGCTATTCCAGATTGCAGGAGTTTTTCCACTCGCACTA is a genomic window of Drosophila suzukii chromosome 2L, CBGP_Dsuzu_IsoJpt1.0, whole genome shotgun sequence containing:
- the Ziz gene encoding dedicator of cytokinesis protein 9 isoform X10, producing MERKFTRGLNKLGSAVQMRENVSQLVRESAVLMNCTGRFQRSLSIANKPLVVEPIDFEAFIAKNKTVIQNDPQRELLIYPADDVSEIIMPRKQRTNAKSVADRFDPPNEAIVCPLHGPSIISNGNGHSQVSRQGSIQSNGSHHNGNGHTSSSSSSSLTNSNGHGQLSRKSSQCSNGSSSHKDSSYESALSSITLRSNLAQPEEVDEFADDGHGEDVVDGMPHGSRAECTRFTRQALYTYRAKNHLIHYKYNAYGGNCHDLPSISPAEELLEEVYEIDADQDRIDEQMTRSQADTITKQGYLLKGPDSASDRMFANIGNKSFKRRYCYLRQEIDGTYILELHKDEKQGEAKATIVMDFCTDVVQNPKRGRFCFELRMTTGHKSFTLAAENEQDFKDWLSKISSVLAQNRAQEEKRNASLERQPSISSNPSPQLQPPAMEPQIFGTLKGLDQSLHPQLMKYGRETDHSIALARREQRRRLFACYQSPAKSSGSDNVEQYREHFGTRLLLTCHNLRFRLQCIPQDESSASGIEQQVEPYITSLALYDAKANRKLSENFYFNVNEQWAAQLLPNTPVPSSVAGCGVPRKSADGDERNSSSQAPHSLFDGVSAELLRANRQQFQQLRQCLLSVTAPHADIYLVVRVEKLLQSGIAQAAEPYLKAGKDPKLGQKVYKAAKNCAHHIGHYRQPFAWAARPLFKQYSHELDVDPKKDFEFSPIYRQELPKLKDDELLKLLVDFRKPEKLSKLTIIPGSLKMQMQFLDQTTPCGLSKSLAPLSTYNPSSKQSPTIELAEFQSQSERDAHPYTSFCNHLYVYPLSLQFDSQKLFSRARNITVVVELRDGDGEYSKPLKCIYGRPGQDLLVSQIACPVLHHNVTPTWYEEIKLRLPLGLFPEHHLLFSFYHVSCNLSKKREANAAFETPIGYAWLPLLQKNRICLEEQQLPVAATLPVGYLSIQPLGWGKGQNCGPDIQWIDNQRNLYTVGLRLDSTVLTADQHLHNFFGHCERLLEGGKTGAVPAETETCKILKAAHAIDMKSLINYLPTVLNELFTLLVHTQSEEIGLNVIRLITNIIHLISDQAKRPDLLAAYVKYVFHAPYYSQQTARQRTVHGELCRHLPYLLNPSNPDFLIVNKFMRYSSIFFDLIVKSMAQHLLATGRIRMLRNERFPKEYADRVEQLIKVLMPYITTRYEDLGEETHLLNRSLAKFVRQCLSYMDRGFVFRLIRCYMADFSPGNTRILHEYKFNFLQEICQHEHYVPLNLPFVLNPKNRPPEMMQHFTLSEQFCRQHFLSGLLLQELKSSLNEIGHVRRHALGIFKDLLAKHELDNRYQQRGQLSRIALLYVPWLGIVMDNIHRIDDLSESGACTPNGHVYADSASYTKRLSCSSSYVFSKDSSTFGSLTSTPRSKNRLTLHCDQPSPYRTSVHIKEHNYLAAIAGQPISNGISNLSLNSNTDSGHSQDTTTIGAYTNGDADVALRNGHNRSVSVTHAQILSRCDKFSSAESKDLLLGFLFIIKHLSQDQMVGWWQNCNESETLQFLSILDLCLLQFRYVGKKSVVINPDTRQGRSAKANTLPARTQPPTGLENVNQEQQPNSGTLNQTREHLLEDMDTLARSQLALYESNLATEVGMIILDCLGMYVLQFRQLLAESLILPKVARVYLRFLQLGQSERLSKHVFAALRAFINNYAVALFKGNAMLCGQMVYELLKACDSRLVEIRHESCAVLYLLMRSNFEFSGRKALTRVHLQVIISVSQMIGNVIGLNNARFQESLSIINSYANSDKAMKGTGFPMEVKDLTRRVRTVLMATAQMQAHHMDPERLLELQYSLANSYASTPELRHTWLVTMARNHEQNGNLSEAACCHLHIAALMCEYLRLKGGCTLSWSSTAFKKISTNIPRDEQGLKLDAGAQDSQYTEQMLLEQLKQCADFLDRAERFECLGELYKLILPMYERDRSFLDLAHCYEHLTQAYNKIVEVNRSGKRMLGRFYRVVFYGMMYFEEDHAIEYVYKEPKLTSLSEISERLGKQYKDKFGADVVKMIMDSSPVKVDELDAKLAYIQVTHVIPFFSKDELDQRLNEFEQNHDVDTFMYETPFTKSGAARGSVEEQWKRKTVIKTQYSFPYVLKRIPVKSREIIELSPIEVAIDEMQSKVSELEEIILPPADVKKLQLRLQGSVAVTVNAGPLAYAHAFLDAKVVNNFSLDRVADLKDVFRDFIVVCQKALFLNERIISADQKEYHHVLKENYEKLCQALRPYFVEQNTSNNTHHHSSHINTQNSTHHS